One region of Centropristis striata isolate RG_2023a ecotype Rhode Island chromosome 3, C.striata_1.0, whole genome shotgun sequence genomic DNA includes:
- the fbxo42 gene encoding F-box only protein 42 isoform X3 — protein sequence MSRSHDNEDGCFVAMDTEEDGAEPAGIAEEEEANMGSCRQEGNMDSGAKGGGRTMVELPEEVLEYILSFLSPYQEHKTAALVCKQWYRLIKGVAYQCYHGFLRAVQEGNIQWESRTYPYPGTPITQRFSHSACYYDSNQSMYVFGGCTQSSCNAAFNDLWRLDLNSKEWIRPLASGSYPSPKAGATLVMHKDLLVLFGGWTRPSPYPLHQPERFFDEIHTYSPSKNWWNCIVTTHGPPPMAGHSSSVIGNTMVVFGGSLGARQMSNEVWVLDLEQWSWSKPPISGPSPHPRGGQSQIVIDDQTLLILGGCGGPNALLKDAWLLHMDTPPWRWQQLQVENEDHGAPELWCHPACRVGQCVVVFSQAPSGRAPLSPSLNSRPSPISATPAPLGPEPPSLRSQSPVRSGAAGVVLGAVEEAPCVNGRWGTLRPRPSARGSAREGSPSSSQQQSPSQGPDSPPLPPLPPLLNGSSPSPRTSPAQAASPSSRPLPSASTDYGWESPPSAAHHPEVPSTNGLHTPPAGSPHTPPGAVSPAALRRSLEAVKNKSSSSLPSSSSSSSLQTQGASPGGVRGGGGGGGAGPPGTPPSSSSSPPQAAAADGHAIPPIARRLGHHPPQSLNVGKPLYQSLNCKPMQMYVLDVSRAKSAGVVSWRVYGNGTPAAVTGPPETSLHTVVQGRGELIIFGGLMDKKQNVKYYPKTNALYFVRAKR from the exons ATGTCCCGCTCCCATGATAATGAGGATGGATGCtttgttgccatggatacaGAGGAGGATGGTGCAGAGCCTGCCGGGAtagcagaggaagaggaggcaaaCATGGGGTCCTGCCGACAAGAAGGGAACATGGACAGTGGTGCCAAAGGAGGGGGGAGAACAATGGTGGAGTTGCCAGAGGAAGTTCTTGAATATATTCTGTCCTTCCTTTCACCTTACCAGGAGCACAAGACTGCTGCGCTTGTCTGTAAGCAGTGGTATCGCCTCATTAAAG GTGTTGCTTATCAGTGCTACCATGGTTTCTTGAGAGCTGTCCAAGAGGGAAATATCCAGTGGGAAAGTCGCACATACCCATATCCAGGAACCCCGATCACCCAGCGCTTCTCACACA GTGCATGTTATTATGACTCAAACCAGTCCATGTATGTGTTTGGGGGTTGCACTCAGAGTAGCTGCAATGCTGCCTTCAATGATCTGTGGAGACTTGACCTCAACAGCAAGGAGTGGATCCGCCCTTTAGCCTCAG GCTCTTATCCATCCCCGAAAGCTGGAGCGACTCTGGTGATGCACAAAGATCTGTTAGTGCTGTTTGGGGGATGGACACGGCCCAGCCCATATCCACTGCACCAACCGGAAAGGTTCTTTGATGAAATCCACACCTACTCTCCTTCAAAGAACTG GTGGAACTGCATCGTAACAACACATGGACCTCCACCGATGGCTGGCCACTCTTCCTCTGTGATTGGGAATACCATGGTGGTGTTTGGAGGATCATTAGGAGCACGGCAAAT GAGTAATGAAGTTTGGGTTCTGGATCTGGAGCAGTGGTCCTGGTCCAAACCACCCATATCAGGCCCATCACCCCACCCGCGAGGAGGCCAATCACAA ATTGTGATTGATGATCAGACGCTGCTTATCTTGGGAGGCTGTGGTGGTCCAAATGCA CTCCTTAAAGATGCCTGGCTTCTCCACATGGACACACCGCCTTGGAGGtggcagcagctgcaggtggAAAACGAGGACCACGGGGCCCCGGAGTTGTGGTGTCACCCAGCTTGTAGA GTGGGCCAGTGCGTGGTGGTTTTCTCACAGGCTCCATCCGGCCGTGCACCGCTTAGCCCAAGTCTTAACTCCCGGCCCTCCCCCATAAGTGCCACACCCGCCCCTCTGGGCCCTGAACCGCCTTCCCTGCGCTCTCAGTCTCCTGTGCGGAGCGGGGCCGCCGGAGTTGTCTTGGGAGCTGTTGAAGAAGCTCCGTGTGTAAATGGCCGATGGGGCACGCTGAGACCTCGACCCTCAGCGAGAGGAAGTGCCAGAGAAGGGAGCCCATCCTCGTCCCAGCAGCAGTCTCCGTCACAAGGCCCAGAcagccctcctcttcctccacttcCCCCATTATTAAACGGATCCTCTCCTTCACCAAGGACCAGCCCTGCGCAGGCTGCATCCCCTTCCTCTCGCCCTCTCCCCTCTGCCTCCACAGACTATGGCTGGGAGTCTCCCCCTTCTGCTGCTCACCACCCTGAGGTGCCCAGCACCAACGGCCTGCATACACCTCCTGCAGGCTCCCCACACACTCCCCCAGGAGCAGTGTCCCCCGCTGCCTTACGACGAAGTCTGgaggcagtgaaaaacaaatctTCCTCATCTTTaccatcatcatcgtcatcgtcTTCCCTTCAGACACAGGGGGCTTCTCCTGGAGGAgtaa gaggaggaggaggaggaggaggagcgggtcCACCTGGAACCCCTCCGTCATCATCCTCCAGCCCGCCACAGGCGGCCGCAGCTGATGGACATGCTATCCCTCCTATTGCACGACGTCTTGGCCATCACCCACCCCAAAGCCTGAACGTAGGGAAACCTCTATACCAGTCTCTCAACTGCAAGCCCATGCAGATGTACGTGTTGGATGTGTCCAGGGCCAAGTCCGCTGGGGTGGTGTCCTGGAGAGTTTACGGGAACGGGACTCCCGCAGCAGTTACAGGGCCTCCTGAGACCAGCCTTCACACGGTGGTACAGGGCAGAGGAGAGCTCATCATTTTTGGGGGCCTCATGGACAAGAAACAGAATGTGAAGTACTACCCTAAAACCAACGCCTTGTACTTTGTACGAGCTAAAAGGTAA
- the fbxo42 gene encoding F-box only protein 42 isoform X1 yields MSRSHDNEDGCFVAMDTEEDGAEPAGIAEEEEANMGSCRQEGNMDSGAKGGGRTMVELPEEVLEYILSFLSPYQEHKTAALVCKQWYRLIKGVAYQCYHGFLRAVQEGNIQWESRTYPYPGTPITQRFSHSACYYDSNQSMYVFGGCTQSSCNAAFNDLWRLDLNSKEWIRPLASGSYPSPKAGATLVMHKDLLVLFGGWTRPSPYPLHQPERFFDEIHTYSPSKNWWNCIVTTHGPPPMAGHSSSVIGNTMVVFGGSLGARQMSNEVWVLDLEQWSWSKPPISGPSPHPRGGQSQIVIDDQTLLILGGCGGPNALLKDAWLLHMDTPPWRWQQLQVENEDHGAPELWCHPACRVGQCVVVFSQAPSGRAPLSPSLNSRPSPISATPAPLGPEPPSLRSQSPVRSGAAGVVLGAVEEAPCVNGRWGTLRPRPSARGSAREGSPSSSQQQSPSQGPDSPPLPPLPPLLNGSSPSPRTSPAQAASPSSRPLPSASTDYGWESPPSAAHHPEVPSTNGLHTPPAGSPHTPPGAVSPAALRRSLEAVKNKSSSSLPSSSSSSSLQTQGASPGGVSGGGGGGGGGGGGGGGGGGAGPPGTPPSSSSSPPQAAAADGHAIPPIARRLGHHPPQSLNVGKPLYQSLNCKPMQMYVLDVSRAKSAGVVSWRVYGNGTPAAVTGPPETSLHTVVQGRGELIIFGGLMDKKQNVKYYPKTNALYFVRAKR; encoded by the exons ATGTCCCGCTCCCATGATAATGAGGATGGATGCtttgttgccatggatacaGAGGAGGATGGTGCAGAGCCTGCCGGGAtagcagaggaagaggaggcaaaCATGGGGTCCTGCCGACAAGAAGGGAACATGGACAGTGGTGCCAAAGGAGGGGGGAGAACAATGGTGGAGTTGCCAGAGGAAGTTCTTGAATATATTCTGTCCTTCCTTTCACCTTACCAGGAGCACAAGACTGCTGCGCTTGTCTGTAAGCAGTGGTATCGCCTCATTAAAG GTGTTGCTTATCAGTGCTACCATGGTTTCTTGAGAGCTGTCCAAGAGGGAAATATCCAGTGGGAAAGTCGCACATACCCATATCCAGGAACCCCGATCACCCAGCGCTTCTCACACA GTGCATGTTATTATGACTCAAACCAGTCCATGTATGTGTTTGGGGGTTGCACTCAGAGTAGCTGCAATGCTGCCTTCAATGATCTGTGGAGACTTGACCTCAACAGCAAGGAGTGGATCCGCCCTTTAGCCTCAG GCTCTTATCCATCCCCGAAAGCTGGAGCGACTCTGGTGATGCACAAAGATCTGTTAGTGCTGTTTGGGGGATGGACACGGCCCAGCCCATATCCACTGCACCAACCGGAAAGGTTCTTTGATGAAATCCACACCTACTCTCCTTCAAAGAACTG GTGGAACTGCATCGTAACAACACATGGACCTCCACCGATGGCTGGCCACTCTTCCTCTGTGATTGGGAATACCATGGTGGTGTTTGGAGGATCATTAGGAGCACGGCAAAT GAGTAATGAAGTTTGGGTTCTGGATCTGGAGCAGTGGTCCTGGTCCAAACCACCCATATCAGGCCCATCACCCCACCCGCGAGGAGGCCAATCACAA ATTGTGATTGATGATCAGACGCTGCTTATCTTGGGAGGCTGTGGTGGTCCAAATGCA CTCCTTAAAGATGCCTGGCTTCTCCACATGGACACACCGCCTTGGAGGtggcagcagctgcaggtggAAAACGAGGACCACGGGGCCCCGGAGTTGTGGTGTCACCCAGCTTGTAGA GTGGGCCAGTGCGTGGTGGTTTTCTCACAGGCTCCATCCGGCCGTGCACCGCTTAGCCCAAGTCTTAACTCCCGGCCCTCCCCCATAAGTGCCACACCCGCCCCTCTGGGCCCTGAACCGCCTTCCCTGCGCTCTCAGTCTCCTGTGCGGAGCGGGGCCGCCGGAGTTGTCTTGGGAGCTGTTGAAGAAGCTCCGTGTGTAAATGGCCGATGGGGCACGCTGAGACCTCGACCCTCAGCGAGAGGAAGTGCCAGAGAAGGGAGCCCATCCTCGTCCCAGCAGCAGTCTCCGTCACAAGGCCCAGAcagccctcctcttcctccacttcCCCCATTATTAAACGGATCCTCTCCTTCACCAAGGACCAGCCCTGCGCAGGCTGCATCCCCTTCCTCTCGCCCTCTCCCCTCTGCCTCCACAGACTATGGCTGGGAGTCTCCCCCTTCTGCTGCTCACCACCCTGAGGTGCCCAGCACCAACGGCCTGCATACACCTCCTGCAGGCTCCCCACACACTCCCCCAGGAGCAGTGTCCCCCGCTGCCTTACGACGAAGTCTGgaggcagtgaaaaacaaatctTCCTCATCTTTaccatcatcatcgtcatcgtcTTCCCTTCAGACACAGGGGGCTTCTCCTGGAGGAgtaagtggaggaggaggaggaggaggaggaggaggaggaggaggaggaggaggaggaggagcgggtcCACCTGGAACCCCTCCGTCATCATCCTCCAGCCCGCCACAGGCGGCCGCAGCTGATGGACATGCTATCCCTCCTATTGCACGACGTCTTGGCCATCACCCACCCCAAAGCCTGAACGTAGGGAAACCTCTATACCAGTCTCTCAACTGCAAGCCCATGCAGATGTACGTGTTGGATGTGTCCAGGGCCAAGTCCGCTGGGGTGGTGTCCTGGAGAGTTTACGGGAACGGGACTCCCGCAGCAGTTACAGGGCCTCCTGAGACCAGCCTTCACACGGTGGTACAGGGCAGAGGAGAGCTCATCATTTTTGGGGGCCTCATGGACAAGAAACAGAATGTGAAGTACTACCCTAAAACCAACGCCTTGTACTTTGTACGAGCTAAAAGGTAA
- the fbxo42 gene encoding F-box only protein 42 isoform X4: MSRSHDNEDGCFVAMDTEEDGAEPAGIAEEEEANMGSCRQEGNMDSGAKGGGRTMVELPEEVLEYILSFLSPYQEHKTAALVCKQWYRLIKGVAYQCYHGFLRAVQEGNIQWESRTYPYPGTPITQRFSHSACYYDSNQSMYVFGGCTQSSCNAAFNDLWRLDLNSKEWIRPLASGSYPSPKAGATLVMHKDLLVLFGGWTRPSPYPLHQPERFFDEIHTYSPSKNWWNCIVTTHGPPPMAGHSSSVIGNTMVVFGGSLGARQMSNEVWVLDLEQWSWSKPPISGPSPHPRGGQSQIVIDDQTLLILGGCGGPNALLKDAWLLHMDTPPWRWQQLQVENEDHGAPELWCHPACRVGQCVVVFSQAPSGRAPLSPSLNSRPSPISATPAPLGPEPPSLRSQSPVRSGAAGVVLGAVEEAPCVNGRWGTLRPRPSARGSAREGSPSSSQQQSPSQGPDSPPLPPLPPLLNGSSPSPRTSPAQAASPSSRPLPSASTDYGWESPPSAAHHPEVPSTNGLHTPPAGSPHTPPGAVSPAALRRSLEAVKNKSSSSLPSSSSSSSLQTQGASPGGVRGGGGGGAGPPGTPPSSSSSPPQAAAADGHAIPPIARRLGHHPPQSLNVGKPLYQSLNCKPMQMYVLDVSRAKSAGVVSWRVYGNGTPAAVTGPPETSLHTVVQGRGELIIFGGLMDKKQNVKYYPKTNALYFVRAKR, from the exons ATGTCCCGCTCCCATGATAATGAGGATGGATGCtttgttgccatggatacaGAGGAGGATGGTGCAGAGCCTGCCGGGAtagcagaggaagaggaggcaaaCATGGGGTCCTGCCGACAAGAAGGGAACATGGACAGTGGTGCCAAAGGAGGGGGGAGAACAATGGTGGAGTTGCCAGAGGAAGTTCTTGAATATATTCTGTCCTTCCTTTCACCTTACCAGGAGCACAAGACTGCTGCGCTTGTCTGTAAGCAGTGGTATCGCCTCATTAAAG GTGTTGCTTATCAGTGCTACCATGGTTTCTTGAGAGCTGTCCAAGAGGGAAATATCCAGTGGGAAAGTCGCACATACCCATATCCAGGAACCCCGATCACCCAGCGCTTCTCACACA GTGCATGTTATTATGACTCAAACCAGTCCATGTATGTGTTTGGGGGTTGCACTCAGAGTAGCTGCAATGCTGCCTTCAATGATCTGTGGAGACTTGACCTCAACAGCAAGGAGTGGATCCGCCCTTTAGCCTCAG GCTCTTATCCATCCCCGAAAGCTGGAGCGACTCTGGTGATGCACAAAGATCTGTTAGTGCTGTTTGGGGGATGGACACGGCCCAGCCCATATCCACTGCACCAACCGGAAAGGTTCTTTGATGAAATCCACACCTACTCTCCTTCAAAGAACTG GTGGAACTGCATCGTAACAACACATGGACCTCCACCGATGGCTGGCCACTCTTCCTCTGTGATTGGGAATACCATGGTGGTGTTTGGAGGATCATTAGGAGCACGGCAAAT GAGTAATGAAGTTTGGGTTCTGGATCTGGAGCAGTGGTCCTGGTCCAAACCACCCATATCAGGCCCATCACCCCACCCGCGAGGAGGCCAATCACAA ATTGTGATTGATGATCAGACGCTGCTTATCTTGGGAGGCTGTGGTGGTCCAAATGCA CTCCTTAAAGATGCCTGGCTTCTCCACATGGACACACCGCCTTGGAGGtggcagcagctgcaggtggAAAACGAGGACCACGGGGCCCCGGAGTTGTGGTGTCACCCAGCTTGTAGA GTGGGCCAGTGCGTGGTGGTTTTCTCACAGGCTCCATCCGGCCGTGCACCGCTTAGCCCAAGTCTTAACTCCCGGCCCTCCCCCATAAGTGCCACACCCGCCCCTCTGGGCCCTGAACCGCCTTCCCTGCGCTCTCAGTCTCCTGTGCGGAGCGGGGCCGCCGGAGTTGTCTTGGGAGCTGTTGAAGAAGCTCCGTGTGTAAATGGCCGATGGGGCACGCTGAGACCTCGACCCTCAGCGAGAGGAAGTGCCAGAGAAGGGAGCCCATCCTCGTCCCAGCAGCAGTCTCCGTCACAAGGCCCAGAcagccctcctcttcctccacttcCCCCATTATTAAACGGATCCTCTCCTTCACCAAGGACCAGCCCTGCGCAGGCTGCATCCCCTTCCTCTCGCCCTCTCCCCTCTGCCTCCACAGACTATGGCTGGGAGTCTCCCCCTTCTGCTGCTCACCACCCTGAGGTGCCCAGCACCAACGGCCTGCATACACCTCCTGCAGGCTCCCCACACACTCCCCCAGGAGCAGTGTCCCCCGCTGCCTTACGACGAAGTCTGgaggcagtgaaaaacaaatctTCCTCATCTTTaccatcatcatcgtcatcgtcTTCCCTTCAGACACAGGGGGCTTCTCCTGGAGGAgtaa gaggaggaggaggaggaggagcgggtcCACCTGGAACCCCTCCGTCATCATCCTCCAGCCCGCCACAGGCGGCCGCAGCTGATGGACATGCTATCCCTCCTATTGCACGACGTCTTGGCCATCACCCACCCCAAAGCCTGAACGTAGGGAAACCTCTATACCAGTCTCTCAACTGCAAGCCCATGCAGATGTACGTGTTGGATGTGTCCAGGGCCAAGTCCGCTGGGGTGGTGTCCTGGAGAGTTTACGGGAACGGGACTCCCGCAGCAGTTACAGGGCCTCCTGAGACCAGCCTTCACACGGTGGTACAGGGCAGAGGAGAGCTCATCATTTTTGGGGGCCTCATGGACAAGAAACAGAATGTGAAGTACTACCCTAAAACCAACGCCTTGTACTTTGTACGAGCTAAAAGGTAA
- the fbxo42 gene encoding F-box only protein 42 isoform X6, whose amino-acid sequence MSRSHDNEDGCFVAMDTEEDGAEPAGIAEEEEANMGSCRQEGNMDSGAKGGGRTMVELPEEVLEYILSFLSPYQEHKTAALVCKQWYRLIKGVAYQCYHGFLRAVQEGNIQWESRTYPYPGTPITQRFSHSACYYDSNQSMYVFGGCTQSSCNAAFNDLWRLDLNSKEWIRPLASGSYPSPKAGATLVMHKDLLVLFGGWTRPSPYPLHQPERFFDEIHTYSPSKNWWNCIVTTHGPPPMAGHSSSVIGNTMVVFGGSLGARQMSNEVWVLDLEQWSWSKPPISGPSPHPRGGQSQIVIDDQTLLILGGCGGPNALLKDAWLLHMDTPPWRWQQLQVENEDHGAPELWCHPACRVGQCVVVFSQAPSGRAPLSPSLNSRPSPISATPAPLGPEPPSLRSQSPVRSGAAGVVLGAVEEAPCVNGRWGTLRPRPSARGSAREGSPSSSQQQSPSQGPDSPPLPPLPPLLNGSSPSPRTSPAQAASPSSRPLPSASTDYGWESPPSAAHHPEVPSTNGLHTPPAGSPHTPPGAVSPAALRRSLEAVKNKSSSSLPSSSSSSSLQTQGASPGGVRGGGGAGPPGTPPSSSSSPPQAAAADGHAIPPIARRLGHHPPQSLNVGKPLYQSLNCKPMQMYVLDVSRAKSAGVVSWRVYGNGTPAAVTGPPETSLHTVVQGRGELIIFGGLMDKKQNVKYYPKTNALYFVRAKR is encoded by the exons ATGTCCCGCTCCCATGATAATGAGGATGGATGCtttgttgccatggatacaGAGGAGGATGGTGCAGAGCCTGCCGGGAtagcagaggaagaggaggcaaaCATGGGGTCCTGCCGACAAGAAGGGAACATGGACAGTGGTGCCAAAGGAGGGGGGAGAACAATGGTGGAGTTGCCAGAGGAAGTTCTTGAATATATTCTGTCCTTCCTTTCACCTTACCAGGAGCACAAGACTGCTGCGCTTGTCTGTAAGCAGTGGTATCGCCTCATTAAAG GTGTTGCTTATCAGTGCTACCATGGTTTCTTGAGAGCTGTCCAAGAGGGAAATATCCAGTGGGAAAGTCGCACATACCCATATCCAGGAACCCCGATCACCCAGCGCTTCTCACACA GTGCATGTTATTATGACTCAAACCAGTCCATGTATGTGTTTGGGGGTTGCACTCAGAGTAGCTGCAATGCTGCCTTCAATGATCTGTGGAGACTTGACCTCAACAGCAAGGAGTGGATCCGCCCTTTAGCCTCAG GCTCTTATCCATCCCCGAAAGCTGGAGCGACTCTGGTGATGCACAAAGATCTGTTAGTGCTGTTTGGGGGATGGACACGGCCCAGCCCATATCCACTGCACCAACCGGAAAGGTTCTTTGATGAAATCCACACCTACTCTCCTTCAAAGAACTG GTGGAACTGCATCGTAACAACACATGGACCTCCACCGATGGCTGGCCACTCTTCCTCTGTGATTGGGAATACCATGGTGGTGTTTGGAGGATCATTAGGAGCACGGCAAAT GAGTAATGAAGTTTGGGTTCTGGATCTGGAGCAGTGGTCCTGGTCCAAACCACCCATATCAGGCCCATCACCCCACCCGCGAGGAGGCCAATCACAA ATTGTGATTGATGATCAGACGCTGCTTATCTTGGGAGGCTGTGGTGGTCCAAATGCA CTCCTTAAAGATGCCTGGCTTCTCCACATGGACACACCGCCTTGGAGGtggcagcagctgcaggtggAAAACGAGGACCACGGGGCCCCGGAGTTGTGGTGTCACCCAGCTTGTAGA GTGGGCCAGTGCGTGGTGGTTTTCTCACAGGCTCCATCCGGCCGTGCACCGCTTAGCCCAAGTCTTAACTCCCGGCCCTCCCCCATAAGTGCCACACCCGCCCCTCTGGGCCCTGAACCGCCTTCCCTGCGCTCTCAGTCTCCTGTGCGGAGCGGGGCCGCCGGAGTTGTCTTGGGAGCTGTTGAAGAAGCTCCGTGTGTAAATGGCCGATGGGGCACGCTGAGACCTCGACCCTCAGCGAGAGGAAGTGCCAGAGAAGGGAGCCCATCCTCGTCCCAGCAGCAGTCTCCGTCACAAGGCCCAGAcagccctcctcttcctccacttcCCCCATTATTAAACGGATCCTCTCCTTCACCAAGGACCAGCCCTGCGCAGGCTGCATCCCCTTCCTCTCGCCCTCTCCCCTCTGCCTCCACAGACTATGGCTGGGAGTCTCCCCCTTCTGCTGCTCACCACCCTGAGGTGCCCAGCACCAACGGCCTGCATACACCTCCTGCAGGCTCCCCACACACTCCCCCAGGAGCAGTGTCCCCCGCTGCCTTACGACGAAGTCTGgaggcagtgaaaaacaaatctTCCTCATCTTTaccatcatcatcgtcatcgtcTTCCCTTCAGACACAGGGGGCTTCTCCTGGAGGAgtaa gaggaggaggaggagcgggtcCACCTGGAACCCCTCCGTCATCATCCTCCAGCCCGCCACAGGCGGCCGCAGCTGATGGACATGCTATCCCTCCTATTGCACGACGTCTTGGCCATCACCCACCCCAAAGCCTGAACGTAGGGAAACCTCTATACCAGTCTCTCAACTGCAAGCCCATGCAGATGTACGTGTTGGATGTGTCCAGGGCCAAGTCCGCTGGGGTGGTGTCCTGGAGAGTTTACGGGAACGGGACTCCCGCAGCAGTTACAGGGCCTCCTGAGACCAGCCTTCACACGGTGGTACAGGGCAGAGGAGAGCTCATCATTTTTGGGGGCCTCATGGACAAGAAACAGAATGTGAAGTACTACCCTAAAACCAACGCCTTGTACTTTGTACGAGCTAAAAGGTAA
- the fbxo42 gene encoding F-box only protein 42 isoform X5 — protein sequence MSRSHDNEDGCFVAMDTEEDGAEPAGIAEEEEANMGSCRQEGNMDSGAKGGGRTMVELPEEVLEYILSFLSPYQEHKTAALVCKQWYRLIKGVAYQCYHGFLRAVQEGNIQWESRTYPYPGTPITQRFSHSACYYDSNQSMYVFGGCTQSSCNAAFNDLWRLDLNSKEWIRPLASGSYPSPKAGATLVMHKDLLVLFGGWTRPSPYPLHQPERFFDEIHTYSPSKNWWNCIVTTHGPPPMAGHSSSVIGNTMVVFGGSLGARQMSNEVWVLDLEQWSWSKPPISGPSPHPRGGQSQIVIDDQTLLILGGCGGPNALLKDAWLLHMDTPPWRWQQLQVENEDHGAPELWCHPACRVGQCVVVFSQAPSGRAPLSPSLNSRPSPISATPAPLGPEPPSLRSQSPVRSGAAGVVLGAVEEAPCVNGRWGTLRPRPSARGSAREGSPSSSQQQSPSQGPDSPPLPPLPPLLNGSSPSPRTSPAQAASPSSRPLPSASTDYGWESPPSAAHHPEVPSTNGLHTPPAGSPHTPPGAVSPAALRRSLEAVKNKSSSSLPSSSSSSSLQTQGASPGGVRGGGGGAGPPGTPPSSSSSPPQAAAADGHAIPPIARRLGHHPPQSLNVGKPLYQSLNCKPMQMYVLDVSRAKSAGVVSWRVYGNGTPAAVTGPPETSLHTVVQGRGELIIFGGLMDKKQNVKYYPKTNALYFVRAKR from the exons ATGTCCCGCTCCCATGATAATGAGGATGGATGCtttgttgccatggatacaGAGGAGGATGGTGCAGAGCCTGCCGGGAtagcagaggaagaggaggcaaaCATGGGGTCCTGCCGACAAGAAGGGAACATGGACAGTGGTGCCAAAGGAGGGGGGAGAACAATGGTGGAGTTGCCAGAGGAAGTTCTTGAATATATTCTGTCCTTCCTTTCACCTTACCAGGAGCACAAGACTGCTGCGCTTGTCTGTAAGCAGTGGTATCGCCTCATTAAAG GTGTTGCTTATCAGTGCTACCATGGTTTCTTGAGAGCTGTCCAAGAGGGAAATATCCAGTGGGAAAGTCGCACATACCCATATCCAGGAACCCCGATCACCCAGCGCTTCTCACACA GTGCATGTTATTATGACTCAAACCAGTCCATGTATGTGTTTGGGGGTTGCACTCAGAGTAGCTGCAATGCTGCCTTCAATGATCTGTGGAGACTTGACCTCAACAGCAAGGAGTGGATCCGCCCTTTAGCCTCAG GCTCTTATCCATCCCCGAAAGCTGGAGCGACTCTGGTGATGCACAAAGATCTGTTAGTGCTGTTTGGGGGATGGACACGGCCCAGCCCATATCCACTGCACCAACCGGAAAGGTTCTTTGATGAAATCCACACCTACTCTCCTTCAAAGAACTG GTGGAACTGCATCGTAACAACACATGGACCTCCACCGATGGCTGGCCACTCTTCCTCTGTGATTGGGAATACCATGGTGGTGTTTGGAGGATCATTAGGAGCACGGCAAAT GAGTAATGAAGTTTGGGTTCTGGATCTGGAGCAGTGGTCCTGGTCCAAACCACCCATATCAGGCCCATCACCCCACCCGCGAGGAGGCCAATCACAA ATTGTGATTGATGATCAGACGCTGCTTATCTTGGGAGGCTGTGGTGGTCCAAATGCA CTCCTTAAAGATGCCTGGCTTCTCCACATGGACACACCGCCTTGGAGGtggcagcagctgcaggtggAAAACGAGGACCACGGGGCCCCGGAGTTGTGGTGTCACCCAGCTTGTAGA GTGGGCCAGTGCGTGGTGGTTTTCTCACAGGCTCCATCCGGCCGTGCACCGCTTAGCCCAAGTCTTAACTCCCGGCCCTCCCCCATAAGTGCCACACCCGCCCCTCTGGGCCCTGAACCGCCTTCCCTGCGCTCTCAGTCTCCTGTGCGGAGCGGGGCCGCCGGAGTTGTCTTGGGAGCTGTTGAAGAAGCTCCGTGTGTAAATGGCCGATGGGGCACGCTGAGACCTCGACCCTCAGCGAGAGGAAGTGCCAGAGAAGGGAGCCCATCCTCGTCCCAGCAGCAGTCTCCGTCACAAGGCCCAGAcagccctcctcttcctccacttcCCCCATTATTAAACGGATCCTCTCCTTCACCAAGGACCAGCCCTGCGCAGGCTGCATCCCCTTCCTCTCGCCCTCTCCCCTCTGCCTCCACAGACTATGGCTGGGAGTCTCCCCCTTCTGCTGCTCACCACCCTGAGGTGCCCAGCACCAACGGCCTGCATACACCTCCTGCAGGCTCCCCACACACTCCCCCAGGAGCAGTGTCCCCCGCTGCCTTACGACGAAGTCTGgaggcagtgaaaaacaaatctTCCTCATCTTTaccatcatcatcgtcatcgtcTTCCCTTCAGACACAGGGGGCTTCTCCTGGAGGAgtaa gaggaggaggaggaggagcgggtcCACCTGGAACCCCTCCGTCATCATCCTCCAGCCCGCCACAGGCGGCCGCAGCTGATGGACATGCTATCCCTCCTATTGCACGACGTCTTGGCCATCACCCACCCCAAAGCCTGAACGTAGGGAAACCTCTATACCAGTCTCTCAACTGCAAGCCCATGCAGATGTACGTGTTGGATGTGTCCAGGGCCAAGTCCGCTGGGGTGGTGTCCTGGAGAGTTTACGGGAACGGGACTCCCGCAGCAGTTACAGGGCCTCCTGAGACCAGCCTTCACACGGTGGTACAGGGCAGAGGAGAGCTCATCATTTTTGGGGGCCTCATGGACAAGAAACAGAATGTGAAGTACTACCCTAAAACCAACGCCTTGTACTTTGTACGAGCTAAAAGGTAA